In Serinus canaria isolate serCan28SL12 chromosome 4, serCan2020, whole genome shotgun sequence, the sequence gCAGCAGGAGTTGCACAAGTGGGTGCACAGATCCTCTGTGTCCTGGAGGGGTCTTTGACCCGtgtgtcagcagctgctgctctcttggACCCCAGGCCAAAGACCTTCAGAGATTTCACCGCCTGTGCCATCAGAGCAGGCCGCTGGCTTGTGATGAGGAGCTGTGTGAAGGCTCCTCTGGAGCCTTCCCTTGCACCCCCTGCCTAGCCTTGGTCCTGGCACCTGTGTAGGCTGCACTTATGGCACCCAGTCATTTGTAGAGAAATACTGCACTGTTTTCATGAGAAGGTGTTTTAAAGATGTCTAGAAAGTGCACAGGAGAAGTGTAAGCAATGATACAGGGAAAGGTGCATTCCTTGATACTGTACCTTAAATGCACCTCTAGGATATGATTATGACTTTCACTGCCAAGAGACACTGTGGTCCTTGTGTTGAAGAACTGcatttattcaaataaaggcATATTGATGGTGCAAATGCGTAATTGATAATCAATGTAATTAGGTATATTACATAAAGACCTGTATTATTTCAGGTATTTCCTACAAAAATATGGGAAATTCAATGTTCATTAGTGCGTTTTATAATTCCACAATATAAATTGAGTTAAAAACATGCTACCCACCTTTGTGGGAATATCATTGTGCCTGCCTCAGCACAATGAGACAAAGGAGATGGGATGTACATTCAAAGCAGCCCTTCTAGAGCCGCATCACTGTTTTGCTAACACTCCCTGTTATGCAGGTGTGTTCTAGCTGCAGGTGTGGGATAAGCCCTTAGGTGTGCCTGGGAATGGTGGCCTGGAAGCACCTGCTTGAGCTCTGTTCCAAATCAAGGCAGCTGAACTGCGTTCAGCACATGTTCTCTTTTCACTGGTGCCTCTGGGCAATGAGAATCAATGCTTGCGTTTCACTGTGCGCTTCTCTGCCCAATTACTGCATCAAACTTGACCTCAGACATCTTCTTCAGAAGGTTCAGGGCACGTTCTGGAAACACCCTGGAAGAGACAgtaacatgaaattaaaaagtggGATAGAAACTTAAATTACGGGAAAAAAGTGTCActgcaggggagggaagagctggtTTGGCAGCAGAATGCATGCAAACATATGAATTGAGACTACGTATTAAAGTGGGCATTATTTCCTAAGGGCATGTAGGCCTTGTCAATCTCTGACATGTTTTAACTAAAATCCCAGACATCTCTTTTTATGACAATTCCAGGACAGGTATGTAACCAACCATGATTTAGGCTGCAATATTGCTGCAGAATCCAGAAAGTTTTCATACTGAACATAGATACAagtatttgctttctctttgcaaCAGAGCcctttaaaagcaattttccaGCCTCAATAGCCTGAATTTTTGATGTTGACATGGAGAAACAAACACTCAGGTCCTCATCTCATTctagggctgtgctggggctgctgattCAGTGAATGTAATGGCCTGTAGAGCAGTGAAGTTCTGCACTGACACCAGTCAGCTGCAGCAAGTGCTTCAATGCAAAGGCCTGTGAGAGGGCTCAACAAATCTCAAGATGATGTCTGCTTTTGTCACTGGAAAGAACCACTGCATTATTAACTACCTTGTGATAtgttctaaaataaaatgtaatctTGAATCAGATTTTACAAGTTTGAGGGTGGTACACGCAGCAGGTTACAGTTGATACATTTTTTTGCCCTACTCACCTTTCAAGCAGTAAAGCGATGCTCTGATTTGATGGAACAAATACCATTTTGTGGTTGGTCACTATTCCTTCCATCAAAGCCTGTACGACTTCTTCAATCTCCAAAATCTTTCCAAGCCTACACAGGAAAGCAAACACATAAGAGCTGCAGTGATAAAAAGGGGTGGTACCAGCTGATCTAGGAGGCTTCACAAATGTACAAACTCAGGTAATTCAAATGCAACAATTACATGGGTTAAAGGACACTGCAGATTTTCTTCAGCGAATGATACCAACTGTTGTAATAGCGCCAGTTGGAACAGAGGCCTAAAGCTGGGGATAATATACAGTGCCTTGatgcaaagaaggaaaacacaggaaTGCAGAGGATTGAGAGTTACCTTGTACTGGGGTTTTTGACAAATCCAGTATTTATAAAAACTGGACAAAGGCATGTTGTTTTTATTCCATTCTTTCCAAGGGCAGACAGCTCCTCTGTCAGAGCTTTATGAAATCCAACTGCAGCAAACTTGCTTGAGCtagagaaagggagaaagtaCAAATGAGAAGGCAGAAATCCTATTTCCACCTTTCTACCACTGCAAATGGCCTAAACAAATCATACATACACAGTACAGGGTAGGATGCAAAACCTACAAATAATATAATCCAGCTGAGAGGCAGAGCAAGGACTATATTAACTTTCTGTGTGCCAGATTGTATTGCTAGATAAGATATTGAAACTTGTGGACTAATTGTGGAAAGCAGACAGGGTGTGAATAGGCAAACAAAGCAGAGATGAAGACATCAGGAAATCTTAGAAAACATTATTGTGCGTCAATTGATGCACATCCAATTTTTCCCATGAGAGAAGATTCTTGGAAGGAATGCATCATGAATGTCTGAAATTAGGAAGGATGGGCAAGGTAGAAATGAAGATTACCATTGAGTACTTATTGTACCACACAGGAGCATCTCAAATCAACTGTGTGTGCTTTGAAATAGTGGGATATTATGCAAGCAAAATGTAGAGGGGGAACGACCTGCCAAAGAAATAGGTGTGGGCCTTAAGTTTTATTGAATTCCAAAAAAACCAGATATCACATGACTATTCTTTCATACAAACATTGCTCACGATTCAGTCAGAGCTGGTTACTTGGTACTTCCTGATGGAAAAGGTGcagttaaaatttttaaaaattaagcaagCTGATTTCAAAATGACTTACCAATATGCCACCATGAAAGGAGTCACAAAATGACCTGCTGCTGAAGCCACCGTGACAATGTGCCCATAGTTGTTGTTCATCATGACTGGCAGGAAAGCTCTTGTGGTCTTGGAAGTCATTAAACCATGAGGCAAAACATAGgggacaggaaggaggaaaagaacatTGTTTTCTTAGGCATACTGACCACTGACCCTCAATGTTATTCACTAGGTGGCCTAAGCTATCCCTAAAGCTATAAGCTGCACAGCACCTCAGAttcccagagccacagggatACCTGCTCTCTGACCAGTGGTGCAGCTGGCAACCTGCTCTCCATCTGCTTCAGCAGATGACTATAAACAGGAGATGGTTTTCACATCTTTGCTGCCTTTAAGGTTTCAGGTGTCATCAGAAATGGTGGCAGGGTCTCACCCCCAGCACGTCCAATAAACCACTTGTCAATCTATGGCTTCTCTTCTGCCACAAACAAGTACTGCTGAAACCCTCCCACCTTGTCAGCCCCACGACACCTCTGACAGAGGCGTTCTGTGCGTGCTGCAGATGTGGCTGTCACTAGCCAGCTCACATCAGCGAGAAGCCATTCCAGTTTCCCAGCACACAGTCTGCTTGGGTGCCCCTGCTTGGGTGCTGTAACAATTCATTTGGTAATTTCACTGCTAATAATGGTTGGTCTAAATATGCGTCCTCACTGACACTCCCAAAAAACTGTATATATAGATGGTGGTGGCCCTTACCCACATGTGGCCCAGAATGTTGACTTCAAACATCCTTTCTATCTGGTGGTCCTGAGTCGAGAGAAAATCGGCAGCTGTAATCACACCGACATTGTTCACCAGGATAGTCACATCCCCAATATCCTTCTTCACCTTttggagagaaagcaaaagcccAAAATTGTGTCTGTcactcaggagggaaaaaaaaagtaagggTGGGGAAGATGAACCGTAATTAAATTCTTAACATTGCATCTTCAAGGAAGAGGGAGATCATGCTACATTTCCAGATGTGGCAGGAACTTTGCAGTAGAGCCATGGAATCTGGTTTAGATCTGATTCTTCCCCATTCATTAATGCCAATATTTATTGTGTTCCACAAACTGTGCACAGTTTGGACCATGTAGTCACAAttggtgtgggaaatggatttgtagagagTTCTCAGGGCCTGACAGAAGGTCCACACAGTATGCATCCGTATGCAAACTGgacaagaaatgctgacttagaaatgccatggaatagGAGAGAtattgttgagagagaaatggagctagAAAAAGTTTCAAAAGATGGCCTTGCAAATAAGACTAGATACTTTGGAGAAAGAGAACTATAAATCATGGATTGTATTGGGACCCACGAGTGGTAGTTTTAGATGACTGACTTTAAGGCATCTACAGCACGGCAGGGCAAAAAGCTGATAGGTCGAGAAACACTTATAGTgtattgtaattaggaaatagtcagcttctgattgtgatggcgTGAATTATAAgatctgtattgtctcacccttctcctaagactgaaaatggaatagaaatctttaaaatgactctcagttgccccatctcgGGGTCAGGAAAA encodes:
- the LOC103826301 gene encoding estradiol 17-beta-dehydrogenase 11, encoding MNLFLELLLFLATLLYSYLEAFVKLFVPVRRKSLGGELVLITGAGHGVGRATALEFAKHQSRLVLWDINKHGVEETAAECQKLGATVQTFVVDCSKREEIYSAADKVKKDIGDVTILVNNVGVITAADFLSTQDHQIERMFEVNILGHMWTTRAFLPVMMNNNYGHIVTVASAAGHFVTPFMVAYCSSKFAAVGFHKALTEELSALGKNGIKTTCLCPVFINTGFVKNPSTRLGKILEIEEVVQALMEGIVTNHKMVFVPSNQSIALLLERVFPERALNLLKKMSEVKFDAVIGQRSAQ